The following proteins are encoded in a genomic region of Haloarcula marina:
- a CDS encoding plastocyanin/azurin family copper-binding protein produces the protein MDTRRRFLALVGGASVALAGCSGAGSDGGDGGSSDGDGGSDPSETRVAMTDDLQFDPTEVTVAVGDTVVWETTGSVAHSATAYEDDLPDGAAYFASGDFESESAARQAYPDDSVGSGETYSHTFDTAGEFPYFCIPHESGMRGTVVVE, from the coding sequence ATGGACACGCGACGGAGGTTCCTCGCGCTCGTCGGCGGCGCGTCGGTCGCGCTCGCCGGATGTTCGGGAGCGGGGAGCGACGGCGGCGATGGCGGCAGTAGCGACGGTGACGGCGGGAGCGACCCGAGCGAGACGCGCGTGGCGATGACCGACGACCTGCAGTTCGACCCGACGGAAGTGACGGTGGCCGTCGGCGACACCGTCGTCTGGGAGACCACGGGGTCCGTGGCCCACAGCGCCACCGCCTACGAGGACGACCTGCCCGACGGCGCGGCCTATTTCGCCTCCGGCGACTTCGAGAGCGAGTCGGCCGCCCGGCAGGCCTACCCCGACGATAGCGTCGGGTCGGGTGAGACGTACAGCCACACCTTCGACACCGCGGGCGAGTTCCCCTACTTCTGCATCCCCCACGAGTCGGGGATGCGCGGGACCGTCGTCGTCGAGTGA
- a CDS encoding polysaccharide biosynthesis C-terminal domain-containing protein: MSSDSDPESGPVGRPTMPRKLNFARAGGLLLALEVVGVVIGFGSTVYFAGALGATALGVFFLFEAVLSTLGTFADFGVNGAVEKRISEGGDADSVLAAALVLKGGLLLGLAALVIPFRGAVNDYVGARVVLPLLVAAVLYQLSMLTLHVLRAEMRADETAILQFLRLATYVVVAVALVQFEMGALALVYGLIAGYVVLLAAGVRRMETGLARPSTRHLRTLVDYAKFNGVWGLGGHVYNSMDLLVVGLFLSGAHVASYELAWRVTVMTGIVGVVVSNTIFAQMSAWDAAGERERIAPTVRDGLTASLVLVVPSFVGVALLSEQILGLIFGPEFLLAAVAFVVLMAEKLVAAVNNVFDATVRAVDRPDVGAYATAASLTLNVVLNFLLVPRYELVGAAAATGIAMTVNTLVLGGFLNRFVPLSFPTGPVAWCAGAAAVMGGVLLVAGRFVPATLPGLVAQILVGGVVYGSLVLASPTLRAKLLANVRQFGG; encoded by the coding sequence ATGAGCAGCGACAGTGACCCCGAGAGCGGCCCCGTCGGGCGGCCGACGATGCCCCGCAAACTCAACTTCGCCAGAGCGGGCGGGCTATTGCTGGCGCTGGAAGTGGTCGGCGTCGTCATCGGGTTCGGGTCGACGGTGTACTTCGCCGGGGCGCTGGGCGCGACTGCGCTCGGCGTCTTCTTCCTGTTCGAAGCGGTGTTGAGCACGCTCGGGACGTTCGCCGACTTCGGCGTCAACGGCGCGGTGGAAAAGCGCATCAGCGAGGGCGGTGACGCCGACAGCGTCCTCGCGGCCGCACTCGTGTTGAAGGGGGGCTTGCTACTCGGACTGGCCGCCCTCGTCATCCCCTTCCGCGGCGCGGTCAACGACTACGTCGGCGCGCGGGTCGTCCTTCCCCTCCTCGTCGCGGCGGTGTTGTACCAACTGTCGATGCTCACGCTCCACGTCCTCCGAGCGGAGATGCGGGCCGACGAGACGGCAATCCTCCAGTTCCTGCGTCTGGCTACCTACGTCGTCGTCGCCGTCGCCCTCGTCCAGTTCGAGATGGGGGCGCTGGCGCTCGTCTACGGCCTCATCGCGGGCTACGTCGTGTTGCTGGCCGCAGGGGTCCGACGGATGGAGACGGGACTGGCCCGGCCGTCGACGCGCCACCTCCGAACGCTCGTCGACTACGCGAAGTTCAACGGCGTCTGGGGATTGGGCGGGCACGTCTACAACAGCATGGACCTCCTCGTCGTCGGCCTGTTCCTCTCGGGGGCGCACGTCGCGAGTTACGAACTCGCGTGGCGGGTGACGGTGATGACCGGTATCGTCGGCGTCGTCGTCTCGAACACCATCTTCGCCCAGATGAGCGCGTGGGACGCGGCGGGCGAGCGCGAGCGCATCGCGCCCACTGTGCGGGACGGTCTGACGGCGTCGCTCGTCCTCGTCGTCCCCTCGTTCGTCGGCGTGGCGCTCCTCTCCGAACAGATACTCGGTCTCATTTTCGGTCCCGAGTTCCTGCTCGCGGCGGTGGCGTTCGTCGTCCTGATGGCCGAGAAGTTGGTCGCCGCGGTCAACAACGTCTTCGACGCGACGGTGCGGGCCGTCGACCGGCCGGACGTGGGCGCGTACGCGACGGCGGCGTCGCTGACGCTGAACGTCGTCCTGAACTTCCTGCTCGTCCCCCGGTACGAACTCGTCGGCGCGGCGGCCGCGACGGGCATCGCAATGACCGTCAACACCCTCGTCCTCGGCGGATTCCTCAACCGGTTCGTCCCGCTGTCGTTCCCGACCGGTCCCGTCGCGTGGTGTGCGGGTGCGGCCGCGGTGATGGGCGGCGTCCTCCTCGTGGCCGGTCGGTTCGTCCCCGCGACGCTTCCCGGACTGGTCGCACAGATACTCGTCGGCGGCGTCGTCTACGGGAGCCTCGTCCTCGCCTCGCCGACGCTCCGGGCCAAACTGCTCGCCAACGTGCGGCAGTTCGGCGGGTAG
- a CDS encoding glycosyltransferase, translated as MVSDPTEQTVSVVVPYSPKYTPEAMLEEAKATVAAQTVPTELLVVDDVDTGPADARNAGLDRAETRYVAFLDADDLWEPDKLDRQLARMRETGAGLCLAGEPMTLDDFVYEAFVGELDEVTSAILVDTDRVDTRFESTLRRGEDTLYVLEAASAAGVCLCPDLFTRRHHDQSMMASGMAVDEYLAQAKRFGYLVDRRVPEAHPYVGTYYVQLFTTVGQACQREGEYDRAVAYFLRALRISPHPATLVHLLRALVSRAFR; from the coding sequence ATGGTGAGCGACCCCACCGAGCAGACGGTGTCGGTCGTCGTGCCGTACAGCCCCAAGTACACCCCCGAAGCGATGCTCGAAGAGGCGAAAGCGACCGTCGCGGCACAGACCGTCCCGACGGAACTCCTCGTCGTCGACGACGTGGACACCGGTCCCGCGGACGCCCGGAACGCCGGACTCGACCGGGCCGAGACGCGCTACGTCGCCTTCCTCGACGCCGACGACCTGTGGGAACCGGACAAACTCGACCGGCAGTTGGCCCGGATGCGAGAGACGGGCGCTGGCCTCTGTCTCGCGGGCGAACCGATGACCCTCGACGACTTCGTCTACGAGGCCTTCGTCGGCGAGTTGGACGAAGTCACCTCGGCCATCCTCGTCGACACCGACCGCGTCGACACCCGCTTCGAGTCGACGCTGCGGCGCGGCGAGGACACGCTGTACGTCCTCGAAGCGGCCAGCGCCGCGGGCGTCTGTCTCTGCCCGGACCTGTTCACGCGCCGCCACCACGACCAGAGCATGATGGCGTCGGGTATGGCCGTCGACGAGTACCTCGCGCAGGCGAAACGCTTCGGCTACCTCGTCGACCGGCGGGTGCCGGAGGCCCACCCCTACGTGGGCACGTACTACGTCCAACTGTTCACCACCGTCGGGCAGGCCTGCCAGCGCGAGGGCGAGTACGACCGCGCCGTCGCGTACTTCCTGCGGGCGTTGCGCATCTCGCCGCACCCCGCGACGCTGGTCCATCTTCTGCGAGCGCTGGTCTCGCGTGCGTTCCGGTGA